A DNA window from Heliomicrobium undosum contains the following coding sequences:
- a CDS encoding PepSY domain-containing protein has product MVQRHTLRRCLAGCLSVCLLAGFAPASAAVAAEPARLIAAPDGQMKPTSPEKAPVTLEQALVKAKETFPPPPEYTTFQSAFNGYGKQTVWSLSWRPENNAGFFEVSVDAVTGEIVAMNMWKELMMPQGRPNLFPTLPLDKAREKAWRLVQQLNPTKAENLRLHMDGLNGGVIRPEMERRYNFIWQRTHKGIPFPGNTIMVEIDANSGDVTSYHVNWTTQSLPDAQGVISLQKAREIYEKAGMLELQYYSPRTPDGKATKEPQLIYRLQHPSNGQIDAFTGQPVKPYTPDWKFAEGGAGGFGSFAKSAAPDLTPQENREVELAGKLISRDKALQVVKKWFDLPQGADLRGAHLGKFEESTYAWMFDWEGSQEKQIPFVNARVNAETGELVEFNLHDPNDYNQPGGDLSREETLKIGEAFLQKIQPDRLAQARLNNNVNEMTPIILKGKAPANHSFLYRRHVQDVPYPENFISISVNTKTKKITRYQMRWSSSDRFAAPQNILSPSGAVDAFLKYRPLTLTYTQNFTEPGKEAPITLVYLAQDGPNGSSYEMIDARSGKPLRFDGQPMEPPSGSFRFNDIADNPLVKEISLLGQMNAFREYGDALRPDEPVTAISLLRSIVITRPDYYREDKPSDADILQRARTMGLLVEPVQAGDAVSRELLAKWMVRMLKLEPAARLQSIYQLPHEDAASLSPESKGYVAIAWGLGLLPGDAGQLEPSHPVTRLEAATSMVRAFKVK; this is encoded by the coding sequence ATGGTCCAAAGGCACACCTTGCGTCGCTGCCTGGCCGGTTGCCTCAGCGTCTGCCTGCTGGCAGGATTTGCGCCGGCCAGCGCCGCCGTCGCCGCCGAACCAGCGCGGTTGATCGCTGCGCCGGATGGGCAGATGAAGCCCACTTCTCCGGAAAAAGCGCCGGTGACGCTGGAGCAGGCGTTGGTCAAAGCAAAGGAAACCTTCCCTCCCCCTCCGGAATACACGACCTTTCAATCGGCCTTTAACGGCTATGGCAAGCAAACCGTCTGGAGCTTGAGTTGGCGGCCGGAAAACAATGCGGGATTTTTTGAGGTTTCCGTCGACGCTGTCACCGGCGAGATAGTGGCCATGAACATGTGGAAGGAACTGATGATGCCCCAGGGACGTCCGAACCTCTTCCCCACCCTGCCGCTGGACAAAGCGCGGGAAAAAGCCTGGCGCCTGGTGCAACAGCTTAACCCGACAAAAGCGGAGAACCTGCGGCTACATATGGATGGACTCAACGGCGGCGTCATCCGACCGGAGATGGAAAGGCGTTACAATTTCATCTGGCAACGCACCCACAAGGGCATTCCTTTTCCGGGCAACACCATCATGGTGGAAATAGACGCCAACAGCGGCGATGTGACCAGTTATCACGTCAACTGGACCACGCAGAGCCTGCCTGACGCCCAGGGTGTAATCTCTCTCCAAAAAGCGCGCGAAATCTATGAAAAAGCGGGCATGCTCGAACTGCAGTACTATTCTCCTCGCACCCCTGACGGGAAGGCGACCAAAGAGCCTCAATTGATTTATCGTTTGCAACACCCGTCCAACGGTCAAATCGACGCCTTTACCGGTCAGCCCGTAAAGCCCTATACACCGGATTGGAAGTTTGCCGAGGGCGGCGCTGGCGGGTTCGGTTCCTTCGCAAAATCGGCTGCCCCCGATCTGACTCCCCAGGAAAATCGGGAAGTTGAACTGGCCGGCAAGCTGATCTCCCGCGACAAGGCACTCCAGGTGGTAAAAAAATGGTTTGACCTTCCGCAAGGCGCGGACTTGCGAGGCGCCCATCTGGGCAAGTTCGAGGAGAGCACCTACGCCTGGATGTTTGACTGGGAAGGTTCTCAGGAAAAACAGATCCCCTTCGTCAATGCCCGGGTGAATGCCGAAACGGGAGAACTTGTCGAATTTAATCTTCATGATCCGAATGATTATAACCAACCGGGCGGGGACCTGTCTCGTGAAGAGACGTTGAAGATCGGCGAAGCCTTCTTGCAAAAAATTCAGCCTGATCGTTTGGCACAGGCCCGCCTAAACAACAATGTCAATGAAATGACGCCGATTATCCTGAAAGGAAAAGCGCCCGCCAATCACTCGTTCCTCTATCGCCGGCACGTCCAGGATGTGCCCTATCCGGAAAACTTCATCTCCATCTCGGTCAACACGAAAACCAAAAAGATCACTCGCTACCAGATGCGCTGGTCCTCGTCAGACCGGTTTGCCGCCCCGCAAAATATTCTCAGCCCCTCCGGCGCTGTTGACGCCTTCCTCAAATACCGTCCCCTCACCCTTACCTATACCCAAAATTTCACCGAACCGGGCAAGGAAGCGCCCATTACCCTCGTCTACCTGGCGCAGGATGGACCGAACGGAAGCTCCTATGAGATGATCGATGCCCGTTCCGGCAAACCGCTCCGTTTTGACGGCCAGCCCATGGAGCCACCCAGCGGTTCCTTCCGGTTCAACGATATTGCCGACAACCCGCTCGTCAAAGAGATCAGTCTGCTAGGTCAGATGAACGCCTTCCGGGAGTACGGCGACGCACTGCGTCCCGATGAGCCGGTGACCGCCATTTCACTTCTACGGTCGATCGTGATCACCCGACCCGATTATTACCGTGAAGACAAGCCTTCTGACGCCGATATCCTGCAACGGGCGCGAACGATGGGCCTGCTCGTCGAACCGGTCCAAGCCGGCGACGCCGTGAGCCGTGAATTGCTCGCCAAGTGGATGGTGCGGATGCTCAAACTGGAACCGGCTGCTCGTCTGCAATCGATATACCAGCTACCCCATGAAGACGCGGCTTCCCTTTCACCCGAATCGAAGGGCTATGTGGCCATCGCCTGGGGGCTGGGATTGCTCCCCGGTGATGCTGGACAACTCGAACCCAGCCATCCGGTGACCCGTTTGGAAGCCGCCACATCCATGGTGAGGGCGTTTAAGGTGAAGTAA